In Scophthalmus maximus strain ysfricsl-2021 chromosome 5, ASM2237912v1, whole genome shotgun sequence, the sequence gtgtgtgtgtgtgtttgtgtgtgtcatgcacCCTGTGTAAAGAGAGAACAGGAAAAGAGGGTACAAAAAGATACagtggaagaagaaatgtgtaTTTGCAAAGGGGAGTGACTCTTCTCGccctctgaaatgtttttttacacctttGTACAGACGTGCACACACTTATGAAGCTCAATACATGAATCaaacaggaaggaagagggatagaaagaaagacagaaggagggggggtacagagagaaggaaagacagacaaagaaaggaaaagattaAGAGCAGAGGTGGTCTGGAGAGGTCAGGGCCAGCTGGTAGTTAGTTTGCCCTGGGCAGTGTGCCAGTCACCCTCGGGCCTGAGCTCGGAGCGACAGTGCAGCCTCGCAGCCTCCAGATGGCCCCATGCCCTTTGGCCCtttactgctgctgtgacatctGTCAGAATAACCAATTTGCTTTTGTCTGAGCGCTGCGTTCTGCACTTGAAGCTCCTTACAAATTGTTTACCGTTCAAAGTAACTGTGGGTTCATCTACTTGACAAGGAGACATTTTGTGATACTGCCTGACAGATCTTAAAAGCAACTGATGGGAGCTATGTggagattttattaaaaaaaatattgcaaaatgcaACCATgagatgtttttgtcatttgaagaGATGACATTAAACACCAAACatgacacagtgacacaattCTGACTTGAACTCCCTACAATCTTTCACAATTTCAGTTCTGGATAGAAGCATGCCACGAGACTTAAACATCCGCTAGTGGCCAAAACACAAACTCTATCTCCGCAACACTCTTGGGATGCACTCAGGCATGGTAGTAGATACTCACCGGGATTCTGGGAATTTTGTTAAGGTGGCCAGACTGCTGGTGTACATGTGTCCACCGACATCGATGTGCACAGGGGCATTGGACTTGGTGAGTTGTGCAGGTGCGGGGATGCCCTGGTTACTCAAAGGAGACACTGGCGACCGTGTGATCATCGGCCTGGACATGCTGGAGCGATGATCCTGTTTCAAACAACACAAGGGAGAAAATGTTATTATGACGTGTAGGTTTGACTGATGGAAGGATGCATCGAACTCCGTCCGTCTGCGGCGAATCAAAGACACTTTAACAACAACCACCTGGGAGTTTATCATCAGcattgaaaatgtataaatgtactttttttttttcgtgctgTATATAACGCTCCACATTCAAGGTTGTAAAaggaagtttttttgtttttttttttactctgcaaGTTGGAGCAGCCTGACCTTGACCTGGATGTTGCCTTGGGAGCACATGCATCCACTCCTGTGGGCCACAATCTCCAAAAACCAAATTAGTTCGGATCATCAATCTCACAGTCTTGGAAAATTAGCAATAATGACTCTTGATTTGAATACTGTAATAGGATTTGGAGAAACAGTCTCCTGTTAACCTACAAACACCATTAGCGGGCAATTTCTGTTAAGCTCTCAGAAGAATATTACTTTAACCCCCCCCCTTtcgaacagaaaaaaaaaagtttcagacCCCGGGTGAAGAtgggaggaaaaatgaaaagtgcttgTAACATCTCATTTACTGAGGATTACTAGGTTAAGTCGTCACAAACATGTGCCGAAAACGACTTGGAGAGGGCAGAGGACTGTTCGTGCGTGATACTGAAATAACGTGACGATgaagtgcgcacacacacatacacacacacacattcgtgaGGACAGCAGGAAGACGGATCGTACTCTCACTCGCACTGACTTCGACACGGCCCTATTATCACTCCGATCctccaaacaaaaccaaaaaaccaaaaaaaaaacctcttttaCGCGTTTTTACGCGTTTTTACGCGTTTACCTGCGCCGGCATCACTGCGGTCGGAGACGAAGTCAGCGAGTGGTCATTCTGCTTGAGGGACGCGGCGGGCACGGGCTCTCCCCGCACGGCGTACATCAGGGCGGGCTCCCTGCACTCCGCCGCTCGGATCGGGAGCCGCTTGAGGGACGCGTGCACGGACTCGTCCGCGGAGCTGATTGGACGCGGTCGCTTTCTCGCTTTCTGATGCGTCAGGTCCATGATGTCCGTTTCGTCCATTTGCGCGCAGACTTAAAAAGGTGAACAAAATGTGACGCGGTAAGCTCGTTTGTCTCTCCCCCACCTCtcggtctctctgtctgcgtgtctgtctgcgtgtctgtctgcctgtctgcccgTGAACACACCTGCCAGATGTGGAGCGGGACAGTTGCGAGCGGTTGCCGGCTCGGAGCGCGGGAGACCGTGGCTGTCGCGCGGAGCTGCGTCTTCGCAATGGCTGGGAGAAGTCAAAGCCCCCGACGACATTAGCATTGTGGCGCCCGCGGCTCTTCTGGGCTGTCGCTGTTTCAGCGGCAGGTATGAGTgtcgcatttttttttttttctcggaaTAAACCAAATGCTGCCTCGACTGGATGCGACCCGTCTGGCTGAGGGAGTCGGGTCAGCGCGCACATCTGGacctttgcccttttttttttttttggagcagtgTTCAAGCAGCACTtttcgctcccccccccctcaacacaACATGTCCCACAAAAGTACAACACTCAGACACTGGTAAAAACCAAAGCTGTGGCTGACCTCTCTCAAGCACCtggaccaaaaaagaaaagaaaatgcccCTTATACCTTCCAtccacaaacatgcacatgtcaTTCCCACGCCACCTGACTGATCATGATCCTTCCCATCACACAAAAAGCCCCCTGTGATGGTGCTGTCAGTGACTCGGCCGCACTTTAAATGTGTACTTGAAAGCCAAAAACAATCTTTTCATCATTTACACAGAATATTTATAACCAAAGAGCACAAAGAAACATCACATCTCCAGCACCAGATCACATGCGTCCGAAAAAACATCTGCCCctcagaggagacagagggatcAGTCTCCCGTTTGCTCGACAAACTTTAGTGACTGTGTAATAACCGATGACCACATCGGCACAGCAAACCCACCACACCAATGACATCATGGAGTAACAAACCAGACCACAACATGTCCAATTGCTGTCAAAAGTAATGCCACTGCACTCTCCTGGgctgttttcacagaaaatgCAGGGAATCCACAATTTTTAATAACATTCAGATTAAAATTAATTAGTTCAACCACTGGCCTTAAAACATCCACACTCCTGCTTCTCATTGGCAGTGTGAGTTTCACACCTAGATACCCAATTAGCAATTAAGCTTGCCTTTGAGTGTAGGCCTCCAATGCGGTGTGTGATCCTGGTCTGATTTGCATGCCGCTTGTGCACGCGCTGATAAGCGCAGGCAGCAGCCATACATAGTTTTAAAATTCAACTCCAGAATCCCTCGCAGAAGGCAAAGGGGCCTGCagggcaaaagagagagaaatcacaTGGCTGCTCTTCAAAAGGGGACCTGTGTAAGGCAGCCGGCAAAGTGCGTGGGATCACACTCAGAATGCAGGTAATTTGTTCCCTGACTAATTTGTGGAgatgtggtggtgtgtgtgtgtctgtgtgtctgtgtgtgtgtgagggagagtgAGTTTGAGTGTGAGAAGCGAGTGTGTGCCTGTGGAGAGTAagttctgaaaacagcttggtGGAATTGGATTTCCTCAAAGCCTTGTCATCGCAAAGGTGGATTGAGTGTAAAATCTGTAAGGCATTATGGAAAATTgcaggggagaaggagaagaaggagtgAAAGGGAACGGGCGGCGGGGCGGCCGTGAGGTGGTGCGGGGTAGCGTGTTGTGGGAATGTGCTCTTGTATCACAAAATCATCCCGAGTTGGTGGAAGTAAAGATTACACGTGTCGTGGACCTTTCTTTTTCTCGGACGCATGTGCACATCACTGCCTTTTTACACTTTCCTCCCAAGGACAGTTCAGAGGTCACTGCAGCACAGGCGTCATCGTTGATGCCCATGTATCAGCCATCAGATGTTCACAGCAGATCCTCCGCACCAAATCTTTTCCTACCTGTTGCCATTTTGCATTTGGCACAGAAAGTCTCCCCTGTGACCAGGTTGTGTTCGGGGCATTTGCCCGTTTATTCAGCTTGTGTAATTGTGTTGCACGAACAAATCTACATCAGACAGTGCGAGTATACTCAGGACATACTCCTATTGTTTTCCACCAGTGGTCTTTCAGTGGCATGCTGATTTCTTCCTGCATGTTTTGAGAAACAAACGCTGCGTTTCTTGTCCGATCGCTAGTACAACACAGGCTTTTAATGCTGTCTGTCATTGCGATAATGGAAAGGGCCTGTTGGGAGGGATCAGCCTATACAACAAACTGGCTAGCAAATATTCCGTCCCACAATGCAGCTCTTCAGTGTTTCCACACATCGCACAAGACACAATTAGCATTTCAGATCAGAGCATTAACATTCAGTTTGAGGCAGGCAGACTGGTATTTACATAATCTGGATGGGTTGTCTCTGCTTTGGTGCCCTCGGCCATTTGTTTCAAatgtccacacacagacaactaCAGACTTCGGGTTAACTTCAGTCACTGTCGACTggattgtaaaagaaaaaagaaagagagagactcatAACAAAGAGGCCTGTGCAAATATTGTAGGCTGGTGGTCGTATCAGGGGTGTGCGACTTTTTAGAAATGAACATTAGTCATTATCTGGTGAATTATCAAAGCTGCAAACCAATGCTACGACTTTGCACATTTGTGCCACGTTTCCTCTTCCCACTCTGCCACGTGGACAAACATTAAATCCCGAtcttgtttatgtttaaaaaggCCTGCATTTTATGAATGAACTTATAGTACAAAACTTTGTTGACTATGGAGATATGTATAACGTTGCCTGTGGCTTGAAAACATGTGAAACTTACAAGTCACAGTTTAAAGCTGGTTGTATTTCTCAAAAGCAGCAGGGGCTCTATAAGTATATGGGAGTTgcccagaaagaaagaaaaaaaggtaaccAGTGTAAATAGACTTTGCTGACCTGCCTgcaaaagtgaaaatataatatCCAGCTAAGCCATTGCCTCTGGATCAAGGTGATccattctgtttgtttgacaATCCACATTCACCCATGTGATTGGACTTGAGCCTGACTCTGTCAGGAATGTATGATTATCTCATAGGAAGTTTTTAAGGTTTTGCATCCAAGCAAGTTACGTATCACAGCGGCACTTGATGTCTTAAACACAAGCACATAATCACCCCCTGAGTTTTATCACAAGTAGGTCCACTCGCTCTTTGTGGCGCTACTGTAGCAGTGACCTCACAGATGAGGGAAGTGTGACGCCGCAGGCCGTTGGGAGACGACGGTGCATGTTCACTGGCACAGGCCGAGCTGTCCCAGGGCACAGGAGTGGCCATTACATAGGAAACGCTATATGAAACGTAATAAGAGCAGCATTTCTCTCCAATGAGCTCCGAACTTAGTCGGGCACCTCTAATTCAGAACGGATGGCGTGTGGTGCTGATGCAACGTAGACTAACTGATTTGCCTTATTAATTTTTTGTCTCCTACCAGATCAGTCTGTTTGTTGGATGTAGTTTTTAATGGGAAACAGATGTCCAGatgctgtacatacagtacagcagtATGGCTTTGTCGTTACAGCGCCATCAAGTGACCGGTCCTGAAAACCAGAAATCTCAGTCTCACCGTTCAATCATGCGCATTTCGAAACCGGTGAAACCGACCATGGATTTCATCACAGGTGACACAAACTTAGAGGATTTGATTAAGTATATGTactatcatattaaaaaaaagaagccatttgAAGTCTCATCCTCCCCGCAGTGCAGTGAGGAACGTTAGTAACCAGAACATACTCATTGTAGCTTTGTTTAGgatgaaatgtacatttcaagTTTAAACTTACGGAGAGAAGTTTGTATTCATCCACACAAATATTCGACTCGCATAGGAAATGGCTCTAGATTGTTACTTGGTAAACTCTATTTGCCGATTCGCATCCGGGGCTGGGAGCAGATTACGCACAGAGCCGAGCGAGCGAAGGAGAGGACGGGGTTTTGCTCCTATTTCGCTCGTTTACGCAAATAAGATTATCCTCACACGGCCACGGCCTGCATTAGAGGATGATTCGCACATTCTGCATTGGCGTGTGTAAAGGCTACATCGTGGTTTTACAGGataaggagaagaaggaagaaggaagaagaaaaaaaaaaaaaaaacgcctgcGGCAAAATTACTCCACAATGGCGTCTTTCATTAGAAGATCTGGGGCAGCTCCGATCGGGAAGCGGAGCTGCTCCATGACAAAAGTGACTTCGAAGACGATCACGGGGACGACGTGCGCAGGTTCGAGTAAGTTAGCGGCAAGTTGCACGGCGACACGGAGCCGGAGACGTGTCCGGAGCCGAGCGGCGCCAGGAGCGCATTCACACGCTGGATAAGTAGAGTGTTTTCCAGACAAGATCGTAGCCCTGTAATCCTCCGTCCGTTCAGACGAGATGGTTCGCAGCCCCCGTGGGTTGtagacacgcgcacacatgtgTGCAGCAACTAAGGAACAATAGCCAGGAAGTGGTTAAATATATTATAAGAACTGTACCGCTCGAATCGCTTTGGCACATGCGTAAAAGCGGCTGCGCCTCTGTGTCCCAGTCCATCCAGCCTCGGAAATAATAGCAAAGCAAATAAATGTCCGCTTACCTGAAACATAGAGGGGCATAAAGTATCTTTTTATGCACCTTTTCCCTCCGATTTGGCCAACGATCTGCTTCTCTTCCTACACCAGTGAGAAATGCAATAGCTTGGCTAAGGTAGACAGAACAAAATACAGAGAATACTTGCTCCAGGGCTCCGAAACCCCTCAAGGCAGAGATCAGGATACAATTAGCTCATGTCTCTGCCCCAGTCTAAACGCATCTTCAGAATAAAACTGCGAGCAAagacatcacagcagcagcgcCTCAGTCTTTGTtgagtttatgtttttataaaatcaaataaagattttttttttctccttcttctgcatTTACAacaccctcactcctcctgccTCCAACTTGCCTCATGCCTCCCTCTCGCAGAGAAGCTGATTTTAATCGTTATGATTAGTTTTGATGTAACGTTCCCCCGGGCGGTTTCTACAAATGGATGGAGTGTTTCTTTCCCAGGGAGgaaaagcagcagatgatgatAATTATATAGATTGTTggtggagccttttttttttttatatcccccccccccccttcttccctTAACCTCTTAAACCTCTAACCTCTTAAACACATGCCATACACCCTGCATGTGCATTAGACAACTTGTTGATTAGCCTggaattaactttttttttttaaaattaatggAATGTGCTTAATGGAATTCTCACTCTGTAGTTTCTCCTTTGTAATGTTTTCAGTCTCTTTCCTCCCGTTGGACCACCTCCAAGTGACGTAGCTGTATAAATAAGCACTTCAGCTCGCCTTGCCCCAATCAAGTCTGAATCAGTGCCCGAGGCTGATGTGCGAGctcatttcaaatgttcaacCATGCATGATTTCAGGAAGATTGAGGCACTTCTGAGGGTTTTAGAATTACTTAGGGGATGCGGACAGTGAAGGGATCACTTGTTTAAAGACATTCCTTTTAGTGAAATCCCTTCGTGTGAACATGCATAATTATTCTGAGTCAGAGGTGTTGTGTTGTGCCCATAAGATTGACACGATCATATCTTTACATCCTCAACAGTTATCCTTACTCCATAGATGAGAGAACACAGCGGAAATGCCTGCTCTTGCGCCCCCTACTGTTGAGAGCATCAACTTTTCCCTCCCTTTTGCTATATGAAAGAAAACCAGTTTAGACATGTTATTGTAACACTACCCAAcattgaaacagaaaaaagaacacaaggaaAGAACAGAGAACGCAGTCATTTggaaacaaatatttacaaattcacggaatatttaaatgttcatgCGAGGAGAGAGCTGAATCCAAGTCTGTTTTGgtgttgaaaagaaataaatagtgAACGCCGTGCCAAGGGACCGGTGACTGATGAATGCAAGCGttcaaacaaaagcattttccaGTTCTCCCCATCAAAAGAGTTTCCTCCTCAGAGCATCTGTTATAGGTGATAGACAGAATTGCTCTTGAAGAAGGGCCAGCTATCCTTTGCCCCTCCGATCCAGGATCATTAAACTTTCCGCATTTTGATCAGCATGTCCCacgggaaaacaaacacagggttAAAGTGTTAACACGGCGCTATTTGCCTCCCAAGGTTACTGAGGATACGACATACTCTTAAGCCCCAACTACCAAAGAACGACACACTCGTGGACACATTTCCATGTCTGTAATCTGACAGACTACAGTGAACGGAGAACACTTCAGGCCTGGAAATCCCATATGCTATCCATATTCCACACGAACGGAGGCCGTTCCTGGACGGATCCTCTCACTTCGGTATCTAAAATGGGCATCAGATGTTGTTGAAACTAAACAGCGGAGAGTTCTGAATGCGTGTGATACTCGCTGCCAAAAAAGACATTGTTCTAATGCTGCTGTGGAAGGGGTTAACATTTTTACTTGGATCCAACtgccacagcagcaacagcagacgAACACTGGCTGGCTGCGCCACATTTTGGTGGACAAATTATCCAGATTGGTTGCAGATGTGCATATGCCCCGAACAGAAACTGCCTAGCGTGAATGACATCATAGGGTTAGAAGttagaaaggagagaggagccCTGGAAAAAACTTATTTGACTTGCTTGAATGTCATGGAAACTGACTTCGGTTGGTTtgtggaaaataacaaacataaaaacaaggaGCGACCATTCAAACCTTTAGATTACCAATCCTTTCTGCCATAACttaaacacagaaatgaagGCTGCCTTTGTTTTGAAGGAAGACATGACACATTCCCCCttttacaaatgaaaaggtTAATTCACTTCTCCAGTCAAGCTCATGTTGACTCATGTTAGCAAACTTGAAACAGGTCTTATGGATATCGCTGAGTCAGTTTGCTGGCTTTGTGTCTCATACTGTTTTTCAGCATTTGCCCTTATCCAGTAGTCTTCTCTGGCCAAAGTGGCCACTGTTCATCAAAAGTTGCATAATATCCCTTTAAAGCTGGTCTTGACACCCCCATTTTGACACTGAAAGAACCTAAATTATTTTTCTACCACTATTAATGCAGCgaaaacatagaaaaaaacGTGTCAACAACCATTACAACCACTCGGTGTTTTAAGGGACCTTGGGGGCGCCACGCAAAAGGGAACttgtcaataaaaaataaagttgtaaagttgtaaaaaaaagccaaacccCCACCATCCCaggcacatcacacacacacacgttaacatTGTAGTTTTCAACCAAACCTCCAAATTTATGAAGCTTTTGGCAGAAAGCTAGTGGCATGGGGTCTCGTTAGGGGGTTCCCAACCATGCTGTCATTGCAGTGTCCTGTACATAGCCGACCTTAGAATTTAAGGGAGTTCCTACAAAATTGCTGTGGACTAACGTAATTCACCGTTCTCTGGGCCCCCTCTCAGCTCGGGGGCCCCAGGCCATCGCCTGCGTTGCCGATCATGCCGTGACGGCCCTGCACCCACCGAATGACATTGGGGTACCCAGTCCCTGCAAGTCAATATGGACTGAGAAACATGTCGGTTTAGCCGCAGGACCATATTAATAACTGTTATACGCGCCACACCCCTCTAATGGCCTGTGGTTATGTAAGGGAGTGGGATGGATAAGGCAAAGTGCTGAAGCTGCTCCAGAGCCTGACTCAATCTGCCCTGCAGGGTTGCACTGTTTTAGCCAGAACTGCTCATCAAATATTATCTTTGGCACAATGAATTCTAGCTTTGGAGAATGTCTCTTTTGCTACAGTGTAGTCCAAGTCATACCATCAGGCATGGCCCTGGAAGGTTCAACTTTAACAATGGCAATTATGTGAAACAGGAGCTGTGCTGTGCAGttagcagcagcaacaggccTGTGCCCTATCGTTATAGTTTTCCATATTGGATGTTCTTGCCCTGCTGCAACAATGGAGTTCTTACACTACAAAGCAACCAAGGCACACAGTCTGTTCTGCTCATGAAAACAGTTTCAGTTTGCTGTTTAACAGGAATAATCGGAGAGATTAAGAGTCACTAAGAAAACATCAGGATTTCCAGTTGTATGGTATCACCTGCAGCCTCACTCGCTGGCTTCACTTCCAGCCCCCGAATGTACCCGTCCCACCGTCAGTGGACAGTGGAGTGACACTACTGTGAGGGGAAGAGATTGAGacaagaggagggggctgcCTGGGTAATGCTGTGAGGCTCTAATAAAATGTAATCCTATTATATGGTTCCCACTAGAGGGCAACAATAATAAAGGTTTCCCTAATAACACGAGCAGACCAAAACAGCTCCTCCGGTCAAGTCCCACACTTGCACATATATCCTCTCATTAACCCAATTGCTTTTGGGCCACATTACACCGACAGGCCTTGGAGATGTAGCTGTGATGGCGCGGCAAGagttaagaaaaacaaatgtgtttcatcaAACTGCAGTTTGGGCTGCTCTGCATAAAGGAAttgaggtggggtgggggggtgttggggggggggggggggggggggggtggaggagtgAGGGAATGTGTGCGAGTGGGAAGTTGGAAGCGGAACCCTGAGGAAACCAATCAGAGCTTCCCCACCCTCCCTTCCTGTGTCAAAGCCACCGGGGTCTCAGGTGTGTGTTACATGAGCTAATACCTCCCAAACATTGTTTGTGTTAGAGTAATCAAAATTGAGTAAATTACCATTTTGGAAATGATAGTCCTCATTggcaaacaaaatcacaatATAGTCGAGGAACAACACAACG encodes:
- the kctd1 gene encoding BTB/POZ domain-containing protein KCTD1 isoform X1, with protein sequence MRHSYLPLKQRQPRRAAGATMLMSSGALTSPSHCEDAAPRDSHGLPRSEPATARNCPAPHLAVCAQMDETDIMDLTHQKARKRPRPISSADESVHASLKRLPIRAAECREPALMYAVRGEPVPAASLKQNDHSLTSSPTAVMPAQDHRSSMSRPMITRSPVSPLSNQGIPAPAQLTKSNAPVHIDVGGHMYTSSLATLTKFPESRIGRLFDGTEPIVLDSLKQHYFIDRDGHMFRYILNFLRTSKLLIPDDFKDYSLLYEEARYFQLQPMLAELERWRQDQDLSRVSRPCECLVVRVAPDLGERITLSGDKALIEDVFPEIGDVMCNSVNAGWNHDSTHVIRFPLNGYCHLNSVQVLERLQQRGFEIAGSCGGGVDSSQFSEYVLRRELRRTGHRGPNSNRIKQEQLD